Proteins encoded in a region of the Babesia bovis T2Bo chromosome 4 map unlocalized Chr4_2, whole genome shotgun sequence genome:
- a CDS encoding putative fructose-16-bisphosphate aldolase: MVKLSQERAKELAENASFIASPGKGILAADESTGTIQKRFDNVGVENTEKNRAEYRSILFTTKGLGKYISGCILFEETLFQQAPNGQNMVDLLRAEGILPGIKVDKGLVTIPNTDEEVSTTGLDGLAERCQKYYNAGARFAKWRAVLSIDVKKNKPSNLSILETAHTLARYAAICQENGLVPIVEPEILADGDHSIEVCAEVTERVLAAVFKALNDHKVLLEGALLKPNMVTQGVDCKDKPAPQTVGFLTSRALRRTVPPALPGVMFLSGGQSESMATRHLNEINKCNKHPWSLSFSYGRALQSSVLKTWNGSMSNAAAAQDVLMKLAQQNSEASLGSLKTDLSDDGESLFEAKYIY; encoded by the exons ATG GTGAAATTGTCGCAAGAACGCGCCAAGGAACTGGCTGAAAATGCCAGCTTCATTGCTTCCCCTGGTAAAGGTATTCTAGCTGCTGACGAGAGTACTGGAACCATCCAGAAACGTTTCGACAATGTGGGCGTAGAAAACACGGAAAAGAATCGTGCCGAATACCGCTCTATTCTTTTTACCACTAAAGGGTTAGGAAAGTACATTTCGGGTTGTATTCTTTTTGAGGAAACATTGTTCCAGCAAGCCCCAAATGGACAGAACATGGTGGATTTGTTGCGTGCTGAGGGTATATTGCCCGGTATTAAGGTTGACAAAGGTTTGGTAACCATTCCTAACACTGATGAAGAAGTCAGCACCACTGGATTGGACGGTTTGGCAGAAAGGTGCCAAAAGTACTATAATGCCGGTGCTCGTTTCGCAAAATGGCGTGCTGTGCTGTCAATTGATGTTAAGAAGAACAAACCATCAAACTTGTCAATACTTGAAACTGCCCACACACTTGCACGTTATGCCGCCATTTGCCAGGAAAACGGTTTGGTTCCTATTGTTGAACCCGAGATTTTGGCAGATGGAGACCATAGCATTGAGGTTTGTGCCGAGGTTACCGAACGCGTTTTGGCAGCTGTGTTCAAGGCTCTTAATGATCACAAGGTTTTGCTCGAGGGTGCTCTACTAAAGCCAAACATGGTTACTCAAGGTGTTGACTGCAAGGATAAGCCTGCTCCCCAGACAGTTGGATTTTTGACTTCACGTGCACTTCGTCGTACCGTGCCCCCCGCTCTCCCCGGTGTTATGTTCTTGTCTGGTGGTCAATCTGAATCTATGGCTACTCGCCATTTGAATGAGATCAACAAGTGCAACAAACACCCATGGAGCCTCAGCTTCTCCTATGGCCGTGCTCTTCAGTCATCCGTATTGAAGACTTGGAACGGTTCTATGAGCAATGCTGCTGCTGCTCAGGATGTTCTGATGAAATTGGCTCAGCAGAACTCCGAGGCCTCTCTTGGCAGTTTGAAGACCGATTTATCTGACGATGGCGAATCTCTTTTTGAAGCAAAATACATATACTAA
- a CDS encoding putative prefoldin alpha subunit, translating to MSLPLDASAQVITAASDANVHNLSIQELNMIILRLEEEINQMQNLVNVLTVALERLHESKACLKDFSSQSCEIQVPLTSLVYVPGKIANPGKVLVSVGTGYFIEMTLDKAGEFYERKIEVVEEQLRKLHSICSAKNKQITQTYSVLDHKLSQLRNAQAAATSQVATV from the exons ATGTCCCTGCCTCTTGACGCGTCGGCGCAGGTAATCACCGCGGCGTCTGACGCCAATGTTCACAATTTGAGCATTCAGGAGCTAAATATGATTATTTTGCGTCTAGAAGAG GAGATTAACCAGATGCAAAACCTGGTGAATGTGTTGACTGTGGCTCTCGAGCGTTTACACGAATCTAAAGCTTGCTTAAAGGACTTTTCTTCTCAGAGTTGTGAAATACAAGTCCCTTTAACATCACTCGTTTACGTCCCAG GTAAAATCGCGAATCCGGGCAAGGTACTTGTTTCTGTTGGCACTGGTTATTTTATCGAAATGACTCTTGATAAGGCTGGAGAGTTTTACGAACG TAAAATTGAGGTAGTAGAAGAGCAACTGCGCAAGCTGCATTCCATATGTTCagcaaaaaacaaacagaTAACCCAAACATATTCAGTACTTGACCACAAGCTAAGTCAGTTGCGCAATGCTCAGGCTGCTGCCACTAGCCAAGTTGCCACTGTCTAA